Sequence from the Propionispora vibrioides genome:
CAACCAAAATCATATGTCCAAACGTGGCTCCCCTTATTTGCGCAGAGCTATCTGGTTAGCTGCTAATGTTGCCAAAATACATAACCCCATTTTGAAAGACTTTTACACCCAAAAAATCGCTCAAGGCAAGCATTCTTTTTCCGCAACTGGTGCTGTTGCTAGGAAGCTCACATACATAATTCATGCAGTTCTTAGAAATCAGAAACCCTATGTGCCTCTAGCTTAACTTATTGAAATCCTTTGCCTATTATAGGCTTATTTCTTGTGCCCAAAAATAACCTCCTTTTAGATTTCTTAACTTGTGGTACTTGACTTTTCATAGCTGGTCTTTAAGCTTGTGCTTTTAGTATAGACACTAATTGTGGCATAGGTTAGGCCAAACTGGGAACAAATCAGGAACTTTGCAACCTCCCCTCTTCTCATAACCGGCAGTATTTAGATAATACGAAACTGCTGTCAGCAGCAATTCTGCTGGATTTTTACAGTATCATACCACTGTTAATGGCCATTATCGGCGCGGTTTTAACTGACGGCTCCAGTGGCGACAACCTATCGCCTTAGGAGACTCCGGCTTTAACGTCAGCTGTTATGGATATTCCCGTTGCCAGTCAGGTCAACTATGCCTGCCTTACGGTTGGCTGCCATGGGAACAACAACATTGCTGTATCTAACCGCAGGCTACATAATGCCGAAAAGACTATCCTTCTGTAGAGAGCTATCCCTATTCTATTTTTCCCTTGACTTTTATATCAGGCCCCCATATATTATACATATGAAAATATATTCATATGTATAATATTATAAGCAAAGGAGACGGCCTATGCTGACGATTAAATACCCTAATGATGTGTGCGAGCAGTCTTGCGATCATCAAGACGTGGTTAACACTGCAAAACAAGAAGTGCTTGCTGACCGCCAAGCGCAGCAAGTCGCTGAGATCTTTAGGCTGCTCGGAGATACTACCAGGGTAAAAATTTTACAAAGCTTATCTCGGCGCGAACTATGCGTTTGTGATATTGCCACCATTGTGGAAATGAGTCAGTCGGCGGTATCTCATCAGCTGCGCTTGCTGCGTAATGCTCGTCTAGTTAAATATCACCGCGAAGGAAAACTAGCCTGGTATTCGTTGGACGACAACCATGTTGGCTCTTTACTGGCGCAAACGATTGCTCATATTAGTCATGAATAGGAGTGAAAAAGATGGCTTTAAAAAAACTATCAGGAAATAAAGCTCCCCGGAAAACCACCTGCCCAAGTGATTGCTGCTCATCAGGTTCCGGACAAGCAGTCAAGTTGGAGCCGGCTGCGACTTGCGGCTGCTGCCCGCCGCCAAGCTCTGTGTCTGTTACCGAGCCCGGTTGCAGTTGTTGCGAGGCTGAATCAGTCCCATCATTAGCCGAGTCTGCCTGCGATTGCTGCCATGACGGAGCGGCCATCGCCGCCCCGGCTGCCAAACCTTGTGAATGCTGTGTTCCTGCCGGCACAAAGCAGGAAAGCTCCCAAACTCCGGCAACGGTCACCGGGACCAGCACCTTTACGGTAGATGGCCTGGATTGCGCTGACTGCGCGGCTAAATTGGGAAAGGGCATTAGCAAACTAACTGGTGTAATGGATGCCCATGTTAATTTCGCTACTGCCAAACTGAAAGTCACCTATGATCAAACGAAGCTCCAACCGTCCCAAATTGAAAAAGCGGTCAGCAGCTTTGGCTATCAGGCTGCTCTCCTTCCCGCCGCGGGTGGTCCGTCCGGCGCTCAGCAATCGGTCTTCCAGGTTTCCGGTCTGGACTGTGGCGATTGCGCCGTCAAACTGGAAAAACGCGTTGCTGCCCTGACCGGCGTAGTATCCGCTCGGGTAAATTTCGCCGCCGGCAAGCTAACGGTAGAGCATACCGCCCCGGTTGCCGACATCCTGCAGGCAGTTAAGCAGGCCGGTTATCAAGCCGAACGCCTGACGGCGGGCCCGCGCCGGCCGGAGACCAAAGCGGCATGGTGGACCAACCGGCGGACCCAAGCGACGATAGTATCCGGCGTTATTCTGGGTTTGTCCACAGTGCTGGAATGGCTGAACTATGGCGACACCGTGCTCATCCCCCTGTATGCTGCCGCCGCCGTAATTGGTGGGTACAACGCCGCCAAAAGCGGACTATACGGGCTACGCGCCTTTACCTTTGACATGAATTTTCTAATGACTGTAGCCGTGATTGGCGCCGCGGCCATCGGCGAGTGGAGTGAAGGCGCAACCGTTGCCTTTTTGTTCTCCTTTGGCAATACCCTGCAGGCCTATACGATGGATAAAACCCGCCAATCCATCCGGGCGCTGATGGAACTGGCCCCGCCCGAGGCATTGGTACGGCGGAATGGCACAGAAGAACGGCTGCCGGTGGAAGAAATCGTGATTGGTGATATCATGATCGTCAAACCGGGCGATCGGATTGCTATGGACGGCATCGTAAAAAGCGGCCTGTCAGCTGTCAACCAGGCCACCATTACCGGCGAATCACTGCCTGTGGAAAAAACGGCCGGCGATACGGTGTATGCCGGGACGGTCAATGCGCACGGCGCTTTGGAAATCGAGGTCACCCGGATTGCCGCTGATTCCACTTTGGCCAAAATCATGCATCTGGTGGAAGAAGCCCAGGCCCAGAAGGCACCGTCCCAACAATTTGTCGATATCTTCGCCAAATACTACACCCCGGCTGTTTTACTTGCCGCTGCCGGCATTATGATCCTTCCCTGGTTGTTCTTCAGTCAGCCCTTTGCACCTTGGTTTTACAAGGGGCTGGTGCTGCTGGTTATTTCCTGCCCATGCGCCCTGGTCATCTCTACCCCGGTGTCCATTGTATCGGCTATCGGCAACTCCTCCCGTAACGGCGTGCTGATTAAAGGTGGCGCTTATTTGGAACAAATGGGCGGCATTCAGGCTATTGCCTTTGATAAGACCGGCACTCTGACCCATGGCCGCCCGGTCGTCACTGATATCCTGCCAATGGGCGAAACTACGGAAACCGAGCTTCTGTCGCTAGCCGCAGCGGTGGAGAAATGGTCCGAACATCCGCTGGCTGTGGCAATTGTCGACAAAGCCCGGTCGCTTCCCCTGCAGCCGGCGGCCAATTTCAAGGCCCTGGTGGGGCGCGGCGCGCAGGCCGACATCAACGGACAAACGGTCTATATCGGCAACCGCCGGTTGTTTGAAAAACTAGGCCTGAGTCTAGAACAAACACAAGCCGCCATGGTCCACTTGGAAGAGCAGGGAAAAACGGTTATGCTGATTGGCTCAGCTCAGACCATTTGGGGCTTGATCGCCGTAGCGGACACCCTGCGGGACAACAGTAGAGCCGCCATCCGGCAATTGCGTCAGGCCGGCATGAAACACATTGCCATGCTGACCGGAGACAATAGCCGGGTTGCCGCCGCCATCGCCGAAACCCTTACCCTCGACGCCTATTACAGCGATTTATTGCCCCAGGACAAAGTGACCACCGTACAAAAACTGACCAACGAGTACGGCACAGTCGTCATGGTCGGGGACGGCGTCAATGACGCCCCGGCGCTGGCCGCTGCCAAGGTTGGCGTAGCCATGGGCGTAGCCGGCTCGGATACGGCGCTGGAAACAGCCGATATCGCTTTGATGGCCGACGATCTGGGCAAGTTGGCCTACGTCATCAATTTGAGCCGTAAGACAGTTGCCGTCATCAAGCAAAATATCGGTTTCGCCGTATTGATTAAAGTAGTGTTCATCCTGCTTACCTTCCTCGGTTTCGTCGATCTGTGGCTGGCAGTGCTCGCCGACATGGGTTCTTCCATTCTGGTCACGCTGAACGGTATGCGGCTAATGCAAAAAATAAGTTATAAAGTGTAATAGAATACAAGAAGGACTGACCTATATTGCGTCAGTCCTTCTCTTTATTAGCCGGCTTGCCCGATAAAACAATCTAAATTCACAGGGAAGCACCTAGCTTGTTCAGTCTCTCTCATTGTGCCGGATGTGATCCAACCCTTGCTGCAGCAACACGGCAATGTTATCGTCATTAAGCGAATACCACGCCAGCGTCCCTTCCTTACGATACTTAACCAAATGGGCCCCACGCAGTAAGCGAAGCTGCTGCGAAACGGCCGATTGCGCCATTTGCAGCACCGCTGCAATATCGCATACACACAACTCCCGTTTGGATAAAGCCTGTAGTATTTTAAACCGGGTCATATCGCCCAACAGCCGGAACATTTCCGTTATTTGCCGCGCTTCTCCTTCCGGCAGCATATCACTTTTGGCCAGACAAATATTCTGAGGGTGTTCACATAATTGTTCACACAGATCGGAATCGCAGGAATACTTTTTCATCGCACACCGCCTGAAGATGTAGTCATATCAAATATATCGGTTCTCATCCCTGCTGTCAAGAAACGGCTTTTCAAGCAATGCAGCGCTACAGACTACCGGCACAAACTCCCCTGGCAGCCGCCCGCAGGACTGGCCCAGGGATTAAAACTTACTAAGTATCCGAGGAACGCGTGAAACCACTTAATACCGGTAGTTTGCCTTTACCCAGATGGTACGACCCGGTTCGTTCACTCTAAAGGAAGAAGCGATGCCCAGCGCCGGAATCGAAGCACCCGAGCGGCTAATAAATTCGGCATAATTCTTGTCAAAAATATTATCCACACCGGCAGCAATCGTAATCTCCTTACTGGCTTTATAGCCCACATTGGCCGAAAGAAGGCCAAAACCGCTGCTGGCGCCCAAATCGTAACCGACTTCGCTGCCGCTATTTAAATCATAACGGGTTTGCGCCTGAACGCCGCGCCACAATAGGCCCGCTTCCAGCTTCTCATGACTGTATTTGAGGCCCAGCGTTCCTTCCAGCGGTGGGACTTGGGCCAAAGGCCGATGATCCGAATCATTATTGCCCCGTACATAAGCCAGCGAAGCGGTGACCGTCCAATTTTTATTCAGCGAGTAGGCCGCATCAACCTCGCCGCCATACAGGGAAGCATCCACATTCTCTGCCGTCTTGGTTGCCGAGTCATTGGCATTTTTAAACAAGATAAAGTCGTTAATATCGGCGTAAAACACCGACAGGCTGGTATTCAGTTTACCGGACCGATAAAGGAGCCCCGTGTCAAGCTGGGTGTTCTTCTCCGGCTTCAGGTAAAAATTAGTGTTCCGTTCCCAGTAATCCGCCGGCCGCTGGGCATGACCAAGGCCGATATACGTGGTAACCGGTGCGTTGGCGTGATCATGTTCATAGCGCAGGAAAGCGCCGTAGGTGCGGTCATGATCTTCTGCCGCCGTTTTTTCATTCCTTACGTCCAGGCTGTCGGTTCTCAGTCCGGCCAGCAGCCGGCTGTTATTGGCCAATTGGTGCTTAAACTCGCTGAATAAGCCATAATTGGTAAACGTCAAATCACGGACCATGCCGGTGGTATAAACCGGGGGATTTCCCATCATTCCCATGGCGCTCCGTCCAGCATGCTCATTTTTTTGATAATCCAGCCCTACTGTCGCCGTGGTGGTCCGACCTAAATTCAAATCTGCCGCCAGCCGTCCACCGTTGGTCGTCCGGTCAACTTCCATCGCCATTGGCATCATGGCACCAGGCCGCAGCGAATAGTTATCCATCACATGGTCCACATAGTTATGAAAGGCTTTGAATTCCAGGTTACGCACCACCGGTGATATGTTTTTCTTATTGAATTTAAAGCTGTAATCATTGCGGTCAAACTGGGGGCCGTCCATTGACCGGCCGCCGTAAGCCGCCTCGGCATCACTGGTCTCGGCGGTAAATTCGT
This genomic interval carries:
- a CDS encoding transposase; the encoded protein is NQNHMSKRGSPYLRRAIWLAANVAKIHNPILKDFYTQKIAQGKHSFSATGAVARKLTYIIHAVLRNQKPYVPLA
- a CDS encoding ArsR/SmtB family transcription factor, with amino-acid sequence MLTIKYPNDVCEQSCDHQDVVNTAKQEVLADRQAQQVAEIFRLLGDTTRVKILQSLSRRELCVCDIATIVEMSQSAVSHQLRLLRNARLVKYHREGKLAWYSLDDNHVGSLLAQTIAHISHE
- a CDS encoding heavy metal translocating P-type ATPase; amino-acid sequence: MALKKLSGNKAPRKTTCPSDCCSSGSGQAVKLEPAATCGCCPPPSSVSVTEPGCSCCEAESVPSLAESACDCCHDGAAIAAPAAKPCECCVPAGTKQESSQTPATVTGTSTFTVDGLDCADCAAKLGKGISKLTGVMDAHVNFATAKLKVTYDQTKLQPSQIEKAVSSFGYQAALLPAAGGPSGAQQSVFQVSGLDCGDCAVKLEKRVAALTGVVSARVNFAAGKLTVEHTAPVADILQAVKQAGYQAERLTAGPRRPETKAAWWTNRRTQATIVSGVILGLSTVLEWLNYGDTVLIPLYAAAAVIGGYNAAKSGLYGLRAFTFDMNFLMTVAVIGAAAIGEWSEGATVAFLFSFGNTLQAYTMDKTRQSIRALMELAPPEALVRRNGTEERLPVEEIVIGDIMIVKPGDRIAMDGIVKSGLSAVNQATITGESLPVEKTAGDTVYAGTVNAHGALEIEVTRIAADSTLAKIMHLVEEAQAQKAPSQQFVDIFAKYYTPAVLLAAAGIMILPWLFFSQPFAPWFYKGLVLLVISCPCALVISTPVSIVSAIGNSSRNGVLIKGGAYLEQMGGIQAIAFDKTGTLTHGRPVVTDILPMGETTETELLSLAAAVEKWSEHPLAVAIVDKARSLPLQPAANFKALVGRGAQADINGQTVYIGNRRLFEKLGLSLEQTQAAMVHLEEQGKTVMLIGSAQTIWGLIAVADTLRDNSRAAIRQLRQAGMKHIAMLTGDNSRVAAAIAETLTLDAYYSDLLPQDKVTTVQKLTNEYGTVVMVGDGVNDAPALAAAKVGVAMGVAGSDTALETADIALMADDLGKLAYVINLSRKTVAVIKQNIGFAVLIKVVFILLTFLGFVDLWLAVLADMGSSILVTLNGMRLMQKISYKV
- a CDS encoding ArsR/SmtB family transcription factor, which encodes MKKYSCDSDLCEQLCEHPQNICLAKSDMLPEGEARQITEMFRLLGDMTRFKILQALSKRELCVCDIAAVLQMAQSAVSQQLRLLRGAHLVKYRKEGTLAWYSLNDDNIAVLLQQGLDHIRHNERD
- a CDS encoding TonB-dependent copper receptor, whose amino-acid sequence is MKKVRILAVSSLLLLSANAQPAGAAEEEKFTFTLDEIVVTAPAVSDPLTVETDPKSPKQPVPAADGGGYLKNIPGFSVARQGGTGSDPVFRGLGGTRLNVLLDGTYQFGACPGRMDPTTSYVFPESYSKITVLKGPETVKYGGGNVSGTVLFDRETERFDKPDVRVNSSLLFGSNGRDDELLDITAGDTKGYVRIIKTHSNADDYTDGNGNKVHSFYTRQSLTGIFGWTPDADTLYEFTAETSDAEAAYGGRSMDGPQFDRNDYSFKFNKKNISPVVRNLEFKAFHNYVDHVMDNYSLRPGAMMPMAMEVDRTTNGGRLAADLNLGRTTTATVGLDYQKNEHAGRSAMGMMGNPPVYTTGMVRDLTFTNYGLFSEFKHQLANNSRLLAGLRTDSLDVRNEKTAAEDHDRTYGAFLRYEHDHANAPVTTYIGLGHAQRPADYWERNTNFYLKPEKNTQLDTGLLYRSGKLNTSLSVFYADINDFILFKNANDSATKTAENVDASLYGGEVDAAYSLNKNWTVTASLAYVRGNNDSDHRPLAQVPPLEGTLGLKYSHEKLEAGLLWRGVQAQTRYDLNSGSEVGYDLGASSGFGLLSANVGYKASKEITIAAGVDNIFDKNYAEFISRSGASIPALGIASSFRVNEPGRTIWVKANYRY